From Anaerolineae bacterium, a single genomic window includes:
- a CDS encoding osmotically inducible protein OsmC, which translates to MEMQIVFPGGARVDAITGDMVITTNQDGTAPAPFGLFLASIGTCAGIYVLSFCQQRGLPTENLRIIQRMNYSPLTHMIDHIELDIQLPPEFPEKYKEAVIRAASQCAVKKHLEHPPTFDVHTSVVQMA; encoded by the coding sequence ATGGAAATGCAGATCGTCTTCCCCGGTGGCGCGCGTGTAGACGCGATTACCGGCGACATGGTCATCACCACCAACCAGGATGGTACCGCGCCGGCTCCCTTTGGGCTGTTTCTGGCTTCCATCGGCACCTGTGCTGGAATCTACGTGCTCAGTTTCTGCCAGCAGCGTGGTCTGCCTACGGAAAACCTGCGCATTATCCAGCGCATGAACTACAGCCCGTTAACGCACATGATTGACCACATCGAGCTGGACATCCAGCTCCCGCCGGAGTTCCCGGAGAAGTACAAAGAAGCGGTGATCCGGGCGGCCAGCCAGTGCGCCGTCAAGAAGCATCTGGAACATCCACCGACGTTTGACGTGCACACCTCGGTTGTTCAGATGGCCTGA